Proteins from a genomic interval of Papaver somniferum cultivar HN1 chromosome 4, ASM357369v1, whole genome shotgun sequence:
- the LOC113275619 gene encoding 3-dehydrosphinganine reductase TSC10A-like has product MASMYFLFLLLILIIPILILIILTIILKPRPTKIPIKGRHVFITGGSSGIGYALAHEAASQGARVSILARNVDKLEEARNSIRLSTGIDVSVFSVDVRNFDDVKKAINEADPIDVLICNQGVFIPEEFDKQEVDTIKFMMDVNLMGTFHLIKAVLPSMKSRKDRGPCSIALMSSQAGQVGIYGYAAYAASKFGLRGLAESLQQEVISDNIHISLIFPPDTETPGLAEENKTKPEITSIIAASSGAKKADEVAITALNGIKSGSFIIPCNFDGLMLSLATAGMSPQRSPAMALLEVATTSLLRFVGFFYLWNWYASIEKWNAQKIRT; this is encoded by the exons ATGGCATCCATGTACTTTCTGTTTCTCCTTTTAATCCTCATAATTCCTATTTTAATCCTCATAATCCTAACCATAATCTTAAAACCTAGACCTACTAAAATCCCAATCAAAGGTCGTCATGTATTCATTACTGGTGGTTCAAGTGGTATTGGATATGCTTTAGCTCATGAAGCTGCATCACAAGGAGCTCGTGTATCAATACTTGCTCGTAATGTTGATAAATTAGAAGAAGCACGTAATTCTATTCGACTATCAACTGGTATTGATGTTTCTGTATTCAGCGTTGATGTTAGGAATTTTGATGATGTGAAAAAAGCAATTAACGAAGCTGATCCAATTGATGTATTGATTTGTAATCAAGGTGTTTTTATTCCTGAAGAATTTGATAAACAAGAAGTAGATACTATTAAGTTTATGATGGATGTTAATTTAATGGGTACATTTCATCTGATTAAAGCTGTGTTGCCGTCAATGAAGAGTAGAAAAGATCGTGGTCCTTGTTCTATTGCTTTGATGTCTTCACAAGCTGGTCAG GTTGGAATCTATGGTTATGCGGCTTACGCGGCTAGTAAATTTGGTCTTCGGGGTTTAGCAGAATCCTTGCAGCAAGAGGTTATTTCTGATAACATCCACATCTCACTTATATTTCCTCCAGACACCGAAACCCCTGGCTTAGCTGAAG AGAACAAGACAAAGCCAGAGATTACTAGTATAATTGCCGCCTCTTCTGGTGCGAAGAAAGCTGATGAAGTAGCCATAACAGCTTTAAATGGCATCAAGTCTGGAAGCTTTATCATCCCATGCAATTTTGATGGACTAATGCTGTCTCTCGCAACTGCTGGAATGAGTCCCCAGAGATCACCTGCAATGGCACTTCTGGAGGTGGCCACGACTAGTCTTTTGCGTTTCGTGGGTTTTTTCTATCTATGGAATTGGTATGCAAGTATAGAGAAATGGAATGCACAAAAAATCC GGACCTAA